The following are encoded in a window of Vigna unguiculata cultivar IT97K-499-35 chromosome 8, ASM411807v1, whole genome shotgun sequence genomic DNA:
- the LOC114195410 gene encoding probable E3 ubiquitin-protein ligase XERICO, whose amino-acid sequence MGLSSLPAPSEGVLCVLLVNTVLSISIFKGIVRTILHIVGIHLSSSTTSPSSPDPYQAPPESFEFHLSPSESYIEEFRSRTPTLRFDSVCCCKRPEHDCSVCLTQFEPESEINRLSCGHLFHKACLEKWLDYWNITCPLCRTPLMPEDDTPCFQ is encoded by the coding sequence ATGGGCCTCTCAAGTCTCCCAGCACCATCTGAAGGAGTATTATGTGTCCTTCTGGTGAACACTGTATTGTCAATTTCCATATTCAAGGGCATTGTTAGGACAATCTTACACATTGTTGGAATCCATCTTTCATCATCCACCACTTCACCCTCTTCACCAGATCCCTACCAAGCTCCACCGGAGTCATTTGAATTCCATCTAAGTCCCTCTGAGAGTTACATTGAAGAGTTCAGAAGCCGGACACCAACACTCAGGTTTGACAGTGTGTGTTGCTGCAAACGACCTGAACATGACTGTTCTGTATGTCTCACTCAGTTCGAACCAGAATCTGAGATTAACCGTTTATCATGCGGCCATCTCTTCCACAAAGCTTGCTTGGAGAAGTGGCTGGACTACTGGAACATCACATGCCCACTTTGCAGGACTCCCTTGATGCCTGAAGATGACACACCTTGCTTTCAGTAA